A window of Thermosynechococcus sp. NK55a contains these coding sequences:
- the rpmJ gene encoding 50S ribosomal protein L36, with translation MKVRASVRRICEKCRVIRRRGRVMVICTNPKHKQRQG, from the coding sequence ATGAAAGTAAGAGCATCGGTACGGCGTATTTGTGAAAAATGCCGCGTCATTCGGCGACGTGGCCGGGTGATGGTGATCTGCACCAATCCGAAACACAAGCAGCGCCAAGGGTAA
- the rplM gene encoding 50S ribosomal protein L13 produces the protein MTSTVKTPLPAVDDLAPQWYVIDAADQRLGRLAAEIARILRGKNKAIYTPHMDTGDFVIVINAEKVTVTGRKRSQKLYRRHSGRPGGMKIETFDQLQARIPERIIEHAVKGMLPKNSLGRKLFTKLKVYAGPEHPHQAQKPQPLTINTIPGA, from the coding sequence ATGACCAGTACCGTAAAAACACCACTGCCCGCTGTGGATGACCTTGCTCCCCAGTGGTATGTCATTGATGCCGCTGATCAACGGTTGGGTCGGCTGGCCGCAGAAATTGCCCGCATTCTCAGGGGCAAAAACAAAGCCATTTACACCCCCCACATGGATACGGGTGACTTTGTGATTGTCATCAATGCCGAAAAAGTCACCGTCACCGGCAGAAAACGCTCCCAAAAACTCTACCGTCGTCACTCCGGGCGTCCCGGCGGCATGAAAATTGAAACCTTTGATCAATTGCAAGCCCGTATTCCGGAGCGGATTATTGAGCACGCTGTCAAGGGGATGCTGCCGAAAAATTCCCTTGGCCGCAAACTCTTTACCAAGCTGAAAGTTTATGCTGGGCCAGAGCATCCTCACCAAGCACAAAAACCCCAGCCTTTGACCATTAACACGATTCCGGGAGCCTAA
- a CDS encoding DNA-directed RNA polymerase subunit alpha translates to MAYQIECLETRVEEDQGQYGQFALHPLAPGQGITVGNALRRVLLSNLPGSAVTAVRIAGVNHEFSTIPGVREDVMDILLQMKQLVIRSHTSEPQMGRLFAQAPENEPLTVTAGMVQLGSEVEVVNPNHYIATLMPGATLEMEFKIEKDRGYRSVERVRDDRLALDYLQLDAVFMPVRRVNYTVDSVRSAGAEGDRQLQDYLKLEIWTNGSLTPQDALNQAATILVDLFSPLKEVPLHTSEATTTDEHDETGQIPIEQLNLSVRAYNCLKRAQVNTVADLLEYSQEELLEIKNFGQKSAEEVIEALQKHLGITLPPQKAARN, encoded by the coding sequence ATGGCATATCAAATTGAATGTTTGGAAACACGGGTTGAGGAGGATCAGGGGCAGTATGGCCAATTTGCACTGCATCCCCTTGCCCCTGGTCAAGGGATTACGGTGGGGAATGCCCTGCGGCGGGTTCTCCTTTCCAACTTACCCGGTAGTGCTGTGACAGCGGTGCGGATTGCTGGCGTCAATCATGAGTTTTCGACGATTCCCGGTGTGCGCGAAGATGTCATGGACATTTTGCTGCAAATGAAGCAGTTGGTGATTCGCAGCCACACCTCAGAACCCCAAATGGGTCGTCTTTTTGCTCAAGCCCCTGAGAATGAGCCATTGACGGTCACTGCTGGTATGGTGCAGCTTGGCTCTGAAGTGGAGGTGGTCAACCCCAACCACTATATTGCCACGCTGATGCCGGGGGCAACTTTGGAGATGGAATTCAAGATTGAAAAGGATCGCGGCTATCGCTCGGTGGAGCGGGTGCGGGACGATCGCCTTGCCTTGGACTATCTCCAATTGGATGCGGTCTTTATGCCCGTGCGGCGGGTGAACTACACTGTTGATTCTGTGCGCAGTGCCGGTGCAGAGGGCGATCGCCAGCTCCAGGACTACCTAAAGCTAGAAATCTGGACAAATGGCAGCTTGACTCCTCAGGATGCCCTCAATCAGGCGGCAACGATTCTTGTGGATCTCTTTAGCCCCTTGAAGGAAGTGCCCCTACACACCTCTGAGGCCACCACCACCGATGAGCATGACGAAACGGGGCAAATTCCCATTGAGCAACTTAATTTGTCGGTCCGTGCCTATAACTGTCTCAAGCGTGCCCAAGTGAATACGGTGGCTGATCTCCTTGAGTACTCCCAGGAAGAGCTACTGGAGATCAAAAACTTCGGTCAAAAGTCGGCTGAGGAAGTGATCGAAGCCCTGCAAAAACACTTGGGAATTACGCTACCGCCCCAAAAAGCTGCCCGTAACTAG
- the secY gene encoding preprotein translocase subunit SecY, whose product MIVNRGKAPTAQETFMQMAQAAGLRGRLLITIGLLILVRLGIYLPIPGIERAVFAQSVQDNAVIRFLDIFSGGGLSALGIFALGILPYINASIIMQLLTAALPSLERLQKDEGEAGRRKISQITRYVAVGWAVLQSFGIAIFVSSIPGAALHPGPWFVAEIVLGLTAGSMVVMWISELITERGVGNGASLLIFLSIVAYLPASVGQTIALAESGGNIGGIVILVAVFLAMIVGIVFVQEGTRRIPIVSARRQVGRKLYREQTSYLPLRLNQGGVMPIIFASAVLILPSTLAQFTRNELVARFASYVSPAGPTPWLYVIFYLLLILFFSYFYSSLVVNPVDMSQNLKKMGASIPGIRPGKATSDYLERVLNRLTFLGAIFLGLVAIIPTAVESATKVTTFQGLGATSLLILVGVAIDTSKQIQTYVISQRYEGMVKQ is encoded by the coding sequence ATGATTGTGAATCGCGGCAAGGCACCCACTGCCCAAGAAACGTTTATGCAGATGGCTCAAGCGGCTGGTCTGCGGGGGCGACTCCTGATCACCATTGGGCTGCTAATCTTAGTGCGGCTTGGCATCTATCTACCGATTCCGGGAATAGAGCGCGCTGTTTTTGCCCAGAGCGTTCAAGATAATGCCGTGATTCGCTTCCTCGATATCTTTTCAGGCGGTGGCCTTTCCGCCCTTGGGATTTTCGCCCTTGGCATCTTGCCTTATATTAACGCCTCGATCATCATGCAGTTGCTGACTGCTGCTCTCCCCTCCTTGGAGCGACTCCAAAAAGACGAAGGGGAAGCCGGCCGTCGCAAAATTTCCCAAATTACTCGCTACGTCGCTGTGGGCTGGGCGGTTCTACAAAGCTTTGGTATTGCCATTTTTGTCAGTTCAATTCCCGGTGCCGCTTTACACCCGGGGCCGTGGTTTGTAGCCGAGATTGTTCTTGGCCTGACCGCTGGCTCAATGGTCGTGATGTGGATTTCGGAATTGATTACTGAGCGAGGGGTGGGTAATGGTGCTTCCCTCTTGATCTTTTTGAGCATTGTTGCCTACTTACCTGCCTCGGTGGGCCAGACGATCGCCCTTGCGGAAAGTGGTGGCAACATCGGCGGCATCGTGATCCTTGTGGCTGTCTTTTTAGCCATGATTGTTGGCATTGTCTTCGTTCAAGAGGGGACCCGCCGCATCCCTATTGTTTCGGCCCGTCGCCAAGTGGGGCGTAAGCTCTACCGCGAGCAGACCAGTTACCTGCCCCTGCGCTTAAACCAAGGGGGGGTGATGCCGATCATTTTTGCCTCGGCGGTACTGATTCTACCTTCGACATTGGCGCAGTTTACCCGTAACGAACTCGTCGCCCGATTTGCGAGTTATGTTTCTCCGGCAGGGCCAACACCCTGGCTATACGTGATTTTTTATTTGCTGTTGATTCTCTTCTTTAGCTACTTTTACTCCTCCTTGGTGGTCAACCCCGTGGATATGTCCCAAAACTTGAAAAAAATGGGCGCCAGTATTCCGGGGATTCGACCGGGGAAAGCGACTTCTGATTACCTAGAGCGGGTTCTCAACCGCTTGACATTCCTAGGGGCGATCTTTTTGGGTCTGGTGGCAATTATTCCCACAGCAGTCGAGAGCGCAACCAAAGTAACAACATTCCAAGGGTTGGGGGCGACCTCCCTGTTGATCTTGGTGGGGGTGGCCATTGACACCTCAAAACAAATTCAAACCTATGTGATTTCACAGCGTTATGAGGGGATGGTGAAGCAGTAA
- the rplQ gene encoding 50S ribosomal protein L17 → MRHQRRVPQLGLPADQRKALLRALTTELIRHGRITTTKARAKAVRAEAERMITLAKDGSLAARRRALGYLYDKQLVHALFAQAPGRYGDRKGGYTRIIRSVRRRGDNAELAVIELV, encoded by the coding sequence ATGCGTCACCAACGTCGGGTTCCCCAACTAGGACTACCAGCGGATCAACGAAAAGCACTGCTGCGGGCATTGACCACTGAGCTGATTCGCCATGGTCGCATTACCACCACCAAAGCGCGGGCAAAGGCTGTACGCGCAGAGGCAGAGCGGATGATCACCTTGGCAAAGGATGGCTCCTTGGCGGCACGGCGGCGTGCCCTTGGCTATCTCTACGATAAGCAACTGGTGCATGCTCTCTTTGCCCAAGCCCCAGGGCGCTATGGCGATCGCAAGGGGGGCTATACCCGTATTATCCGCAGTGTGCGGCGGCGGGGGGATAATGCTGAATTGGCGGTCATTGAGCTGGTGTAG
- the rplX gene encoding 50S ribosomal protein L24, which translates to MAAKKANKKPVRYRMHVKKGDMVQVIAGRDKAKVGEVLAVFPKTSQVIVKGVNLKTKHVKPRQEGESGQIITKEAPIYSCKVMLYSTKQNVASRICYTYTEDGRKVRMLKKTGEIID; encoded by the coding sequence ATGGCGGCCAAGAAAGCAAACAAAAAGCCCGTGCGCTATCGCATGCACGTGAAAAAAGGGGATATGGTTCAAGTCATCGCCGGCAGGGACAAAGCCAAAGTCGGTGAAGTCCTCGCCGTTTTTCCCAAAACCAGTCAGGTAATTGTCAAAGGGGTTAACCTGAAAACCAAACACGTCAAGCCCCGCCAAGAGGGCGAATCGGGGCAAATTATCACCAAAGAAGCCCCGATTTACAGTTGCAAGGTGATGCTTTACTCCACCAAGCAAAACGTGGCCAGCCGCATCTGCTACACCTACACCGAAGATGGCCGTAAGGTACGGATGCTCAAGAAAACTGGCGAAATCATTGATTAG
- the rpmE gene encoding 50S ribosomal protein L31 — translation MPKPNIHPQWYPEAKVYCDGEVVMTVGSTKPELHVDIWSGNHPFFTGTQKIVDAEGRVERFRRKYSGTKPQQTAKGKKAATKSAPKTNKKG, via the coding sequence ATGCCAAAACCGAACATTCATCCCCAGTGGTATCCCGAAGCCAAAGTCTATTGCGATGGTGAAGTGGTCATGACAGTTGGTTCCACGAAACCAGAACTGCACGTAGACATCTGGTCAGGCAACCACCCCTTCTTCACCGGTACTCAGAAAATTGTTGACGCCGAAGGGCGGGTGGAACGCTTCCGCCGTAAATACAGCGGTACCAAGCCTCAGCAAACGGCTAAAGGGAAAAAAGCCGCCACTAAATCTGCACCTAAGACTAACAAAAAGGGCTAA
- a CDS encoding adenylate kinase yields the protein MRLILFGGPGSGKGTQAAILTTLLGIPHISTGDILRAERAAGTPLGQQAQRYMDRGELVPDQVIVEMVANRLQQPDTTAGWLLDGFPRNVAQAAVFEEMLKSIHQDYDYLLFLDVPAAILQERALNRAKQAVNGQQRSDDTPETILKRLEVYERETLPMIQQYMSHPRFVHIDGTRTIEEVTAAIQARIGEVNRV from the coding sequence ATGCGCTTAATTTTGTTTGGTGGCCCCGGTTCGGGCAAAGGGACACAGGCGGCAATTCTGACCACACTCTTGGGCATTCCCCATATTTCTACAGGGGATATTCTGCGGGCAGAGCGAGCTGCCGGCACCCCCCTCGGCCAACAGGCTCAACGCTACATGGATCGCGGTGAACTGGTACCAGATCAGGTGATTGTGGAGATGGTGGCCAATCGCTTGCAACAGCCAGATACGACGGCGGGTTGGCTTTTGGACGGCTTTCCCCGCAATGTGGCACAAGCAGCGGTCTTTGAGGAGATGCTCAAAAGCATTCACCAAGACTACGATTACTTGCTTTTTTTAGATGTGCCCGCTGCGATTCTCCAAGAACGCGCCCTAAATCGCGCTAAGCAAGCTGTCAACGGTCAGCAGCGCTCCGATGATACCCCGGAAACTATCCTTAAGCGGCTAGAGGTCTATGAGCGGGAAACCCTACCGATGATTCAACAGTACATGAGTCATCCTAGGTTTGTGCACATTGATGGAACGCGTACGATTGAAGAGGTAACTGCTGCCATTCAAGCACGTATTGGGGAGGTGAACCGTGTCTAA
- the rpsE gene encoding 30S ribosomal protein S5 yields MANRRKNPRKVEKETDWQERVVQIRRVSKVVKGGKKLSFRAIVVVGNERGQVGVGVGKAADVIGAVRKGVADGKKHLIDVPITKSNSIPHPTFGEGGAARVMIRPAAPGTGVIAGGSVRTVLELAGVRNVLAKQLGSSNPLNNARAALEALAALRTFQEVAEEREIPIENLYSK; encoded by the coding sequence ATGGCAAATCGTCGTAAAAACCCCCGCAAAGTTGAAAAAGAAACTGACTGGCAAGAGCGAGTCGTCCAGATCCGCCGCGTCTCCAAAGTGGTCAAAGGCGGTAAGAAACTCAGCTTCCGTGCCATTGTTGTCGTTGGCAACGAGCGTGGCCAAGTGGGTGTGGGTGTCGGCAAAGCCGCCGATGTCATTGGTGCGGTCCGCAAAGGCGTAGCTGATGGCAAGAAGCACCTTATTGATGTCCCGATCACCAAATCCAACTCTATTCCCCACCCCACCTTTGGCGAAGGCGGTGCTGCCCGCGTCATGATTCGTCCCGCCGCACCGGGAACTGGGGTAATTGCAGGTGGCTCTGTGCGCACCGTTCTGGAACTAGCAGGGGTACGCAATGTACTTGCCAAACAGCTGGGATCCAGCAACCCCCTCAACAATGCCCGTGCCGCCCTCGAAGCCCTTGCAGCCTTGCGCACTTTTCAAGAAGTTGCCGAGGAGCGGGAAATCCCCATTGAAAACCTTTATAGCAAATAG
- the rplF gene encoding 50S ribosomal protein L6: protein MSRIGKRPIPLPKNVTLTLEGQQVTVKGPKGQLTRVFPPEVNVAQEGETIVVRRRDDSRPAKERHGLCRTLLANMVEGVSQGFTKKLEIQGVGYRAQLQGKTLVLSMGYSHPVEIVPPEGITLEIEDNQGKKVQQGTIVLVSGIDKELVGNTSARIRAVRPPEPYKGKGIRYMGEFVRRKVGKTGKK from the coding sequence ATGTCTCGTATTGGCAAGCGTCCCATCCCTCTGCCCAAGAATGTCACCCTCACCCTAGAGGGGCAGCAGGTCACGGTCAAAGGTCCTAAGGGTCAACTCACTCGCGTTTTTCCTCCGGAAGTGAATGTTGCCCAAGAGGGCGAAACGATTGTCGTCAGACGCCGCGATGATTCTCGACCGGCCAAAGAACGCCACGGCCTCTGCCGCACGCTACTGGCCAACATGGTAGAAGGTGTCTCCCAAGGGTTTACGAAAAAGCTCGAGATTCAAGGGGTTGGTTACCGTGCCCAGCTCCAAGGCAAAACCCTTGTCCTCAGTATGGGCTACAGCCACCCCGTTGAGATCGTGCCGCCTGAGGGCATTACCCTAGAAATCGAGGACAACCAAGGTAAAAAAGTCCAGCAAGGCACCATTGTCCTCGTCAGTGGTATTGATAAAGAACTGGTCGGCAACACCTCTGCCCGTATTCGCGCTGTGCGCCCCCCTGAACCCTACAAGGGCAAGGGTATCCGCTATATGGGTGAATTTGTGCGTCGTAAAGTTGGTAAGACAGGGAAGAAATAG
- the rplO gene encoding 50S ribosomal protein L15, whose translation MRFQDLHPQAGSRRRKRRIGRGIAAGQGASGGFGMRGQKSRSGRPTRPGFEGGQNPLYRRLPKLKHFPLVSRKVYTTINVGRLNTLPPNSVVTVESLLEAGILTTAKYPLKVLGGGELNVKLEVHAAAFSSSARSKIEAAGGVCVETSVAADSE comes from the coding sequence ATGCGTTTTCAAGATCTGCACCCCCAAGCGGGATCGCGACGGCGCAAACGGCGGATTGGTCGGGGTATTGCCGCAGGTCAAGGGGCAAGTGGCGGCTTTGGTATGCGGGGGCAAAAATCTCGTTCCGGTCGCCCCACTCGTCCTGGCTTTGAAGGTGGTCAAAACCCCCTCTACCGTCGTCTCCCCAAACTCAAGCACTTCCCCCTCGTCAGCCGGAAGGTTTACACTACGATCAACGTAGGTCGTCTCAATACCCTACCGCCCAATAGTGTGGTGACAGTTGAATCCCTCCTTGAAGCTGGCATTCTCACCACTGCCAAATATCCCCTTAAAGTACTAGGGGGGGGTGAGCTAAATGTCAAGCTAGAGGTCCATGCGGCTGCCTTTAGTAGCAGTGCCCGCAGCAAGATTGAAGCCGCTGGTGGGGTATGTGTGGAGACCTCCGTTGCTGCCGACAGTGAATAG
- the truA gene encoding tRNA pseudouridine(38-40) synthase TruA has protein sequence MMTAIAPPQSGQRLALLIQYQGTHFHGWQRQVGQRTVQEVIEQAIASVVNHPVSVVAAGRTDTGVHAAGQVAHVTVNSPIPVHRWPGILNARLPADVVIRAAAAVPPHWHARFSALWRRYRYTLYTDPCPNIFLRPWTWHYYYAPLDVAKMAAVLQPLLGRHHLSAFHRSGSNRAHSWVEVQAVSCQRRGALVEIEVQASGFLYGMMRLLVGLLVQVGQGQRSPASFTEIWQQEQRHLVKYAAPPSGLCLLGVGYPESPFPLALCTEAMPQFQLASVCPELSIA, from the coding sequence ATGATGACGGCGATCGCCCCTCCTCAAAGCGGCCAACGCTTGGCACTGCTAATTCAGTACCAGGGCACCCACTTCCACGGCTGGCAACGGCAGGTGGGGCAACGCACGGTGCAGGAGGTGATTGAGCAGGCGATCGCCAGTGTTGTCAATCATCCCGTCTCTGTTGTTGCAGCAGGGCGCACAGACACAGGGGTTCATGCTGCGGGTCAAGTGGCCCATGTCACGGTCAACTCGCCTATTCCCGTTCATCGTTGGCCGGGGATTCTCAATGCTCGCTTGCCGGCTGATGTGGTGATTCGTGCCGCGGCGGCTGTGCCTCCTCACTGGCATGCCCGTTTCTCAGCCCTGTGGCGTCGCTATCGTTATACTCTCTATACCGATCCCTGCCCCAATATCTTTCTGCGGCCTTGGACATGGCACTACTACTATGCCCCCTTGGATGTGGCAAAAATGGCAGCAGTGCTTCAGCCATTGTTGGGGCGGCATCACCTAAGTGCATTTCACCGTTCTGGCTCCAATCGTGCCCATTCTTGGGTGGAGGTACAGGCGGTGAGTTGCCAGCGGCGCGGTGCCCTTGTGGAAATTGAGGTACAAGCTTCAGGGTTTCTCTACGGTATGATGCGCCTGTTGGTGGGCCTCTTGGTACAGGTGGGACAAGGCCAGCGATCGCCCGCCAGTTTTACGGAAATTTGGCAACAGGAGCAACGCCACCTTGTCAAGTATGCTGCACCCCCCAGCGGCCTTTGTCTATTGGGGGTGGGTTATCCTGAATCACCCTTCCCCCTTGCCCTGTGCACCGAGGCGATGCCCCAGTTCCAGTTAGCCTCTGTTTGCCCTGAATTGTCTATTGCATAG
- the infA gene encoding translation initiation factor IF-1, with translation MSKQDAIEIEGTVTESLPNAMFRVDLDNGFNVLAHISGKIRRNYIKILPGDRVKVELTPYDLTKGRITYRLRKK, from the coding sequence GTGTCTAAACAGGATGCCATTGAAATTGAAGGGACAGTGACTGAGTCATTGCCCAACGCCATGTTTCGGGTGGATCTGGACAATGGCTTCAATGTCCTTGCTCATATTTCTGGGAAGATTCGCCGCAACTACATCAAGATTTTGCCGGGCGATCGCGTCAAGGTGGAATTGACCCCCTATGACTTGACCAAAGGGCGGATTACCTATCGCCTGCGCAAAAAGTAG
- the rplN gene encoding 50S ribosomal protein L14, translating into MIQQETYLNVADNSGAKKLLCIRVLGGGNRRYGSVGDVIIATVKDATPNMAVKKSDVVRAVIVRTRKTIRRESGMSIRFDDNAAVLINQDGNPRGTRVFGPVARELRDKNFTKIVSLAPEVL; encoded by the coding sequence ATGATTCAACAGGAAACCTATCTCAATGTTGCTGACAATAGCGGCGCCAAAAAGCTCCTCTGCATTCGTGTGCTCGGAGGCGGTAACCGTCGCTACGGTAGTGTGGGCGATGTGATCATTGCCACCGTCAAAGATGCGACTCCCAATATGGCAGTGAAAAAATCCGATGTGGTTCGGGCTGTCATTGTGCGCACGCGCAAAACCATCCGCCGCGAAAGTGGCATGAGCATCCGCTTTGATGACAACGCCGCTGTCTTGATCAACCAAGATGGCAACCCTCGCGGTACCCGTGTCTTTGGCCCTGTGGCTCGCGAACTGCGGGATAAAAACTTCACAAAAATTGTCTCATTGGCACCGGAGGTACTCTAA
- the rpsM gene encoding 30S ribosomal protein S13, producing MARIAGVDLPRDKRIEIALTYIYGIGLTRSKEILAKTGVNPDTRTRDLTDADIAALRAAIDEYQVEGDLRRLEAMNIKRLMDIGCYRGRRHRLGLPVRGQRTRTNARTRRGGRRTVAGKKKPAAKK from the coding sequence ATGGCTCGTATTGCTGGTGTTGATTTACCCCGCGACAAACGCATTGAAATTGCCCTTACCTACATCTATGGCATTGGCTTAACCCGCTCCAAAGAAATTTTGGCAAAAACGGGTGTCAATCCTGATACACGCACCCGCGATTTAACGGATGCGGATATTGCGGCACTGCGGGCTGCTATTGACGAGTACCAAGTGGAAGGGGATCTGCGCCGCCTGGAGGCCATGAATATTAAGCGGCTCATGGACATTGGCTGCTATCGGGGACGGCGCCATCGCCTTGGATTGCCGGTTCGTGGTCAGCGCACCCGTACCAATGCTCGCACCCGTCGTGGTGGTCGTCGCACTGTGGCTGGTAAGAAAAAACCCGCTGCTAAGAAATAA
- the rplE gene encoding 50S ribosomal protein L5: protein MSQRLKDHYNKTVVPQLMQQFQYKNIHQVPKIVKVTVNRGLGEAAQNAKALEATLAEIATITGQKPVVTRAKKAIAGFKIRKGMPVGVAVTLRSDRMYAFLDRLINLALPRIRDFRGVNPKSFDGRGNYTLGLREQLIFPEVNYDDIDQIRGMDVSIITTANTDEEGRALLKAMGMPFREN from the coding sequence ATGTCTCAACGCCTCAAAGACCACTACAACAAAACCGTTGTGCCGCAGCTCATGCAACAATTCCAGTACAAAAACATTCACCAAGTGCCCAAGATTGTCAAAGTGACCGTCAACCGGGGTCTTGGTGAAGCGGCGCAAAATGCTAAGGCCCTCGAAGCCACCCTGGCAGAAATTGCTACAATTACAGGCCAAAAGCCCGTGGTGACCCGTGCCAAGAAGGCGATCGCTGGCTTCAAAATTCGCAAAGGCATGCCCGTGGGGGTTGCCGTGACGTTACGTTCCGATCGCATGTATGCCTTTTTGGATCGCTTAATTAACTTGGCACTGCCACGTATTCGTGACTTTCGTGGTGTCAACCCCAAAAGCTTTGATGGCCGGGGCAACTACACCCTAGGTTTGCGTGAGCAACTGATTTTCCCCGAAGTTAACTACGACGACATTGATCAAATTCGCGGCATGGATGTCTCAATCATCACCACTGCCAATACTGATGAAGAAGGACGTGCCCTGCTCAAAGCAATGGGCATGCCGTTCCGTGAGAACTAA
- the rpsI gene encoding 30S ribosomal protein S9 → MQIADQSKRVVYLGTGRRKSAVARVRLIPGSGQLLINGRNGADYLQNNPIYLNLVKAPLETLGLENSYDIYVNATGGGLTGQADAIRLGIARALCQLDIENRKPLKIEGYLTRDPRAKERRKYGLRKARKAPQYSKR, encoded by the coding sequence ATGCAGATTGCTGATCAGTCTAAGCGGGTAGTTTACTTGGGAACAGGTCGCCGTAAATCGGCGGTAGCACGGGTGCGATTGATTCCTGGTAGCGGTCAGCTATTGATTAATGGCCGCAATGGGGCTGACTACCTGCAAAATAACCCCATCTATCTCAACTTGGTGAAAGCCCCCCTTGAAACCCTAGGACTTGAAAATAGCTACGATATCTATGTCAATGCTACGGGGGGTGGTTTGACAGGGCAAGCGGACGCTATTCGTCTCGGTATTGCCCGTGCCCTCTGCCAACTGGACATCGAAAACCGCAAACCCTTGAAAATCGAAGGCTATCTCACCCGCGATCCCCGTGCGAAGGAGCGGCGTAAATACGGTCTGCGCAAAGCCCGCAAAGCCCCCCAATACTCAAAACGCTAA
- the rpsH gene encoding 30S ribosomal protein S8, with translation MAVNDTIGDMLTRIRNANLARHQTTTIPATRMTRSIAQVLKAEGFIRDFEEQGDGVKRQLVVSLKYRGKQRQPIITALKRVSKPGLRVYANSRELPRVLGGIGIAIISTSSGIMTDREARKQGIGGEVLCYVW, from the coding sequence ATGGCAGTAAATGACACGATTGGCGATATGCTAACTCGCATCCGCAACGCAAACCTTGCGCGTCATCAAACCACCACCATTCCGGCCACGCGCATGACCCGCAGTATTGCGCAGGTCCTGAAAGCGGAAGGGTTTATTCGCGATTTTGAAGAGCAAGGGGACGGCGTCAAACGGCAGCTTGTGGTTTCCCTAAAATATCGCGGCAAGCAGCGCCAGCCGATTATTACTGCGCTCAAGCGGGTGAGTAAACCTGGTCTGCGCGTCTATGCCAATTCCCGTGAGTTGCCCCGGGTACTCGGTGGCATCGGCATTGCCATCATCTCCACCTCAAGCGGCATCATGACCGATCGCGAGGCACGGAAGCAGGGCATTGGCGGCGAAGTACTCTGTTACGTTTGGTAA
- the rpsK gene encoding 30S ribosomal protein S11 has protein sequence MAPSAKRSGPRKQKRNVPSGVAHIQSTFNNTIVSITDPNGEVIAWASAGSSGFKGAKKGTPFAAQTAADNAARRAIDQGMRQVEVMVSGPGSGRETAIRALQAAGLEITLIRDVTPIPHNGCRPPKRRRV, from the coding sequence ATGGCACCCTCTGCAAAACGCTCTGGCCCTCGTAAGCAAAAGCGCAATGTCCCCAGTGGCGTTGCCCACATTCAGTCCACATTTAATAACACGATTGTCTCAATTACCGACCCCAATGGTGAGGTGATTGCTTGGGCCTCCGCTGGCTCCAGTGGTTTCAAAGGTGCCAAAAAAGGCACACCCTTTGCAGCCCAAACTGCTGCTGATAATGCGGCGCGCCGTGCCATTGATCAGGGGATGCGGCAAGTTGAGGTCATGGTGAGTGGTCCTGGCTCCGGTCGAGAAACAGCGATTCGGGCGTTGCAAGCCGCAGGTTTAGAAATTACCCTCATTCGGGATGTGACCCCCATTCCCCATAATGGTTGCCGTCCCCCCAAACGGCGGCGGGTTTAG
- the rplR gene encoding 50S ribosomal protein L18, with product MKQTRIAARQSRHQRIRRKIKGTSDRPRLAVFRSHQHIYAQVIDDTRHHTLVAASSLEPELRQKLGNGRTCAASTEVGRLIAERAKAAGIERVVFDRGGNIYHGRVKALAEAAREAGLDF from the coding sequence ATGAAGCAAACTCGTATTGCGGCTCGCCAAAGTCGGCATCAGCGCATTCGCCGCAAAATCAAAGGTACCAGCGATCGCCCCCGCCTCGCTGTCTTTCGTTCCCATCAGCACATCTATGCCCAAGTGATTGATGACACCCGGCATCATACCCTCGTCGCTGCTTCCAGTCTGGAGCCAGAACTGCGGCAAAAGCTGGGGAATGGGAGGACCTGTGCCGCCTCCACCGAAGTGGGGCGACTGATTGCAGAGCGTGCCAAAGCCGCTGGCATTGAACGCGTTGTCTTTGATCGTGGTGGCAATATCTACCATGGTCGTGTCAAGGCCTTAGCGGAGGCCGCCCGTGAAGCTGGACTAGACTTTTAG